The following DNA comes from Triplophysa dalaica isolate WHDGS20190420 chromosome 10, ASM1584641v1, whole genome shotgun sequence.
GACATttttggtttatgaggacagGGACCATGTCCTTATAATTCCAGCATTGTAAACGCCATTATCTAAGTCCCAGAAGCACCCTCCTGCTTTTTTGCGCCATGTCCTTATAGACCACAAAACCCTGAAAATATACCATACACTGTGTATCTCCTGACCCCGATGGTGTGCCCCTGTAGTCTGGTCGCAGAACTGCATCTACGTCATTCAAAATTAGCATAGAACACACCAAGTGTGAGTTTAGGGGTCTCTGATTGGATGGTTACAAGATTTCTCGTCGCTGATTGGCCAACAGCGGAGGACACTCGCGGGAACAAGATGACGCTGGTAGGCGGGGTTTCATTAAGAGACGTCAATGAGACTGAGACTTAACGTTAATTGATACAGTATCAACATCATACGGCTAAAGTAAgtgattaaaatataattaaacacTTAAAAAGTTGTTAAATTCCATCCATAGCTATTACTTGTTTAATTATTATCTTGAATCAATCACATGTCGGTCAACCATAGGAAACGCATTGCTATTTTGCACTAAACATATTtcttaaacatgttaaacaaatataaaaataacataactaAAGTTTTAATATGTTTGAATAGGTTGTTAGggcaatttgaaaaaaaaacccCGTTATATATACAGATTGTTAGCACGCTAGCTAACTTGTTGATAATGTTAAGCACACAGATAACTCCCAATTAAGTAACACATAGGCTTATTTAAACGTATTCATGTAATATgtatttctattcattttaatttactgaTTGGAAACTCAGCACCTGGATAAGAAGACATCTGTTTTTGAGAGAGGTGAGTTATAATGTTGTTTAATCATACTTGTGTTTAGCTTGTTTGTGCTAACATGCTAGCGAATCTTTGCAAGTTTGCAATCTGTCAGAGGAATGTTTTAAAcggttttattttgtaatatattcGCAAATAATTTAAAGGAGCACGCGGAAATCAGCTATGTTATCATGATAACGCGTTTATGGTCTGTGGGGGAGGGGGCGTTCTGAACATAAGTAACGTTACTGTAAATATTACTGTTCTGCTTGTTTTTTAAGagattaataaacacaaagagaTTAATATATGCTCTTATTCATCCAGAACGTAATAATGAATACGATTTTCAGTTTAATTTCTAATGAAAACAAGCAGTTAAAATGATATAATTTTGTTACATGTTAACCTATATTCAAAATTTTATGTTCAGCTTAATGACAGTGTTTTCTTGTGTTGAGCAGTCTGAAAACATGATGAGGCCAAGAAGAAAAGCCAATCCAAAGGAGGAGGCTATACAGCTCTCCCTgaataataaagataaaaatggaTTTGAGATCAGATTTATTAATGACgttaaaggtgagtaaatgttttgGGTTAAATTGCTTAATAAAGCACACTCGGGTACATTACTTGTATGATTTATACTTGTCCTGTTTAGGGAGAGGTGTATTCAGTTGTACTGAGTTCGAGAAGGGAGATTTTCTGTTGGAATACAGAGGTGATCTCATTAGCAGAGAAGAATGTGAGCGGAGGCAAAGAATATATCATAAAGCCCTGAAAGTATTCATGTTTGAATTTCGCTTCAATGGCAAATTCCTTTGgtatgtacaaatatttaattttatatgcTATTGTATTACATGGCTAAATATGTGGCCGTTAGTGTTATTTTTTAGCTAATGGTCAGTTTTGTATGATCAAAGAAAGTTGTTTATCTTTTAATGTCTGATAAACACATATAGGGGTGGTTTCCTGTACAGGATTTGGCCTTCGACTTAAGTAAATGTTAGAGCcgtttaaaccaaaaacatcttgcactgacatatctacAGTACATCAATGCCACTGTTTTGTCACAAAATGCCAGAAGTACTGCTTTTTGCAAAGTATGTTATTAAAACCTTCCTACATTTTCTGATTTAACCAAGGCCTAGGTTAATCTcatccctgtccaggaaactTCCCCATTAAGAATAATGTTTGATAAAACTgatcttttcagtttttctgtctgtttggAATAAGCAAGAATCCATGAGCTGATATTGTTGAACTATGCTTTGTTTAGTGTTGATGCAGCTCGAGATGATGGGTCACTTGGACGACTTGTGAACGATGACCATATTAACCCAAACTGCAGGATGAAGACCATACGTGTGGATGGGAAACCTCATCTCTGTTTATTTGCCATAAGAAGCATTTGTCCTGGTGAAGAGATCACATACAATTATGGCGATTCAGAGTGGCCATGGCGATGCAAGGTATTTAAATCTTCATGATAATAATTATCGCATTATTTTATTGGCCCAGTTAAATTATATGTTGTTCTTGAAAAGGTGGTTTGATAAATCAAGAAGTTAACTTATCTGGCCAAGTGAATAGAGTGAGTATGAGTATGATTCTTACGTATTTGTATGTGCCTGtttcaagagtttttttttctttaaaggcaTTTCCATATATGTTATCACACtcagtgtgttgtttttattataaaaacattgtataaaaggACACTAGTTATAACCGGGACAGTGttgtgtacttgtgtttataaacatgtGTATGACTAAATAGTGTTTTaagagaacacatttttataaggACATCCTCCGATCAGGCTATTGATGGGTTGTCTTCTTGACTGCCAGTGTATTGTTAGTTTTACAAAACCCTTGTCTATGAGGACACCAGTTATTCCTGGGACAAAGAGGTGGGAGATGATGTTTTGGGCTAGTAATCTCGaatacaaaatttaaattcagaTGAAACATTTTCAGTATATCCATTACAGGAAGGGATGTAAATACAGTAAGGACCCCTTTTATGCCGCCCTCATGCTTACGTCACGGCACTAACTGGAAAGATAGGGAAATCTCGAGGTGGCCAATACAAACAACCACAGATTCGCCTGcataaatatcatcttgttaTGTTGTTTAGTCCAACAATCGACAGAATGCAGTCTATTTGATATTTTATCACACACCTGCTgacattgcaaaacaaaaacactgaaaacagcttaaattaaacaataaaacgaGTGGACTGAACAGAAACGATGATCAAAAATGCTTGCATTTCACTTCATaacacttttaagcaataaaaatttctgtttttttttggtaTAGGTAATGATTTGCGTAATTAATATGTCTAAAAATATCTCATGTATGCCCAAATCAGAAACTGGGGAACTAGGTTATTTTCACGTAGAGTTAACTTTTTAACCCATGGGGTATGATAGCTAACTCTGTTAGTTATAAAACTATCAGTTAACCATGGGCCAGAAAGTAAACATAAAGGAAACTGTTTGTCATCAAGTAAACAAGTGCTTTACTTTAAAGGGAGAGGAAGAATGCGAGTCTAATGTtatgtgtcaggtttgtgttcaaatgcatttgctaacattTGCCACTGTTAGTAAACGCAGGGATCTATAGATGTATACGCTCTCACTTTATCTTTACTATACACGCTTGGTTTCTCTGTTTGGTAGGTGTAGATGTGAGGCCACTTAAGTGGAGATAATCCTTTCAGTTTGTCTCTGGATCCATTTAGTGAACGTGTACAGGTCGGCCAGGTTCCGGgcattaaagtttatttaaaacaatagcaGAGCTTGACAGTTCGTgactttaaatgtaataatttggtttagtcattgtcaaaaagcaaacaaacataacaTGCTACCTTGCATTAGTAATGCCGTCAGGGGAATCTTTCTACCTCCAcctaagctccgcccacaaaatACCTGTCACAATGTTTACTGACAGTAAGGGCTTATGTTTAATAATCATGTACTTATTCACATAGGTACAGAGTTTGTTAAACAGCCATTACCATTGGGAGACGAACTGTGAGCTAAATGGCGATTtccaagataaaaaaacattgattttgatAGATTCAATATTCCAAAATGCAAACTGTTAGAACCAACTCGGTGGGTTGAGCTCATGAAACATCACAAACATATGAgctaaactgttttcagaaaatGTCCCAAGAACATATTAAACCTAGAACATACTATTATTGTTCTTGCTATCTTCAAGCCATACAATATGTTATATGTTCACATATAACgttatatgttatatgtttattttagttggaAACTGTAAAGAAGCAGTGGAAACGACAACCACAACATACTGCAACTAAAAAAGTATGCAGAGAGGTAAAGATTGCACACATCTTTGCAGTTATTAATGTATATGGAAAATGTGACTTGATCCTCAGACCAAGGGTGCCCAAACTGGGTCCTGGAGGAACGGTGTTCTGTAGAGTTCAGTTTTAATCTTTAACTTTAAAGAAAAGGACACAGGCCCACCAGAGACAAATTTGGGGCACCCCTGCTCTATAAACTTTGAATTGATATTCTATAAGCTTTATTTGAAAAGTTTTATGAAGTGTTCTTTTTTTCAGATGGGGCAGGTGTCATTAGACAGCGCTGACTGTGATGATCTTACGGTGGTTTATGACAAGGTAAACAAGAGATATGCATCATATAGAATTAAGTCAAATGTGTGACAACTGAACTGTTGATGTAGGCATTTAGTcccgtgtttttttttttcattcaccagttgcaaatgtctaaatgtttaTCTTGTAGATTTCTAGTGAAGTTCCAAACACTCGGGATGAATTGAACACTTTATCCCAGTCAGAAGTCAGAGATAAAATGGATGAATCAATGTCAATGGATTTGAGTGTCTGTACACCTGCTAAAGAACTGGAAAAGGTATTTCAGTGGTGGTGCTTTATTGAATTAAATTTCAAAGCCTTTGCCTGTAGGTGAACAGTTGTCTTGGTCCTGAATTTCAGGTTACACTTGAGAAGAGTCCGTTGTCATTAGAGAAGCAGGATTGTATTGATAAGGAAGGTGGTGAGAAGGTAGTATTCTTTTAAAGATGATTGCATGATTAAGAAAGGGGGACGCTGTAGGATGTGTTGTGCTATCAGTTAATGATTCTCTTTGCTTTCTGTTCCTAATATGTCCAGATGTCCCCTGTCAAAGAGCAGTTGGTAAATAAGGAGCAGAGCTTTTGTACACCAACAGAAATACTCAAGCAGCTTACTGTGGAGAAGACACAGTTGTCATCAGAGAAAGAGGATTGTATTAAGAAGAAGGGTGGTGAGAAGGTAATGTTGTTGCATGATTCAAGAAAAGGAGTTCCTGTAGTATCTGCATCTGCTGACCTATCAGTccatttttgtctttgttttctaTTTCTAGTATTCACAGCTGTCCCCTGTCAAAGAGCAGTTGTTAAATGAGGACCTAAGCTTTTGTGCACCAACGGAAAGACTCAAGCaggtataaaaatgtatttgttagacattcagtatttatttaatgttgaaaCTTAATGTCAGAATGGACTTTGAAACATAAGAAATTTACTCTCATTAGGCGAAAAAGTGcaccctaaaaataaaaattctatcattatttactcatcctcttttagttttaaacctgtatgacttcctgtctcctgcagaacacaaaacatattttgaagagcgTTGGTAACTGAATAGCAACATCACCTAATCACGTTTATTGTAttatcacaaaaccaatgccagTTGATGGGTGccactgttgttcggttaccaacattcttttaaTGGGCCCATTTGATAAAAATCCAatgtttttctgcatttaaGTGCTGTAATCACATCACCGGAGGATTTACCAACTCATGGAGAGCCAAATAAAGCATGCCAACTTGTGGAAAATGTTAATCTGAGCCCTttaaaatatatcttcttttgtgttctgtagaagtaAACTCATACAGGCTGCATTGAAAATGTCCTTTGTCAGCAtctaaacattacattaaattcaGTTCATGTttgaatttcaaaaaatgtccaaAGAAGTCTTGAATTGAGACATTTCTTGAGtctatttgtaaataaaacttttatttaatgattgtTAAAGGTTTGAATGATCTGAGCTTATAAtatagttttacatttatgtactGAAATATGCTTCTCTACAtgctttgaaaatatttttttatttatttaaagatctGCAGACATGACGTGATCTCTTCAGCAATATCAAGCTTGGAGAAGTGTGTCACATGTGTGGGACCTGTTGTGGCATTTAAGTGGATTGGACTGAGATGTAAATGTTagtataatgtattttttgcagCTTGACACATGTTTGTAGATTTTGTATAGAACAGTTGAACATGTCTTTCTTTCATAGTGTGCTCCAGCTTTTGGCACAAGTCCTGCTACTTCAAACGTTATGGAAAACAGTCATCAATGGTaagatataatttcaattaatgCTTGCCCAGTAAATTGCTTTAAAAGTTATCATACATATCTTGACAATAGGATACAAGTTCAGAAGAAGAGCTGTCAGATGAGGAATACATACCACAGTCTGAGTCAGACAGTCAATCAGATAGTTCAGGAGAATTGACAACAAGAACAGAAAGACAGGATCAAGCTAATCACCCCTCACAATTACAGAAGGTGGTCCCCTATAAATCTAGTTCAGATGTATCCCTCCTGGATTTATGCCAAGTCAAAGGAAAGCAAGTCTTAAAGTCCAGGGAAGCCGAGTTTGACTTACATTGTCATGAAGAGGATCTTGAGCGAGATAGTGACTCAGGTTCAGATTTGAGCAGGGTAACGGATGTGGTGATGGCATCTCCCTCATCAGTCAGTGAAGAGGCCTGTAGTGTGCAGTTTATGAATGCAGCAGATGGGAGTAAGGTGCAAGAGAAAGGGCAATCAACCAACATGCTTGAAGCAGATCAATGTGTGCAGTCATCACAAATCTCCTGTTCAGCAAACAGTAAGAACTACTGTTACATCTGTGGGAAACCCCAGTCCAAGTTAGCACGCCATCTGAAAACTCATACGTCTGAACTTGAAGTTGGAAAGGCACTGTCTCTCCCAGTCCACTCAAAAGAACGCAAAGCGATGTTTCAAAAACTCAGAAACAAAGGCAATTATCAGCACAACACTGATGTTTTACAGAGGGGAGATGGGGctcttaaaatgaaaagggccccaaaaaaagaaaaggatgCTAAAGACTTTGTGCATTGCATGTACTGTAAGGGGATGTTTGTACGGAGAGATTTGTGGCGTCATTTGAGAAGatgtccctcaaaaccaagggATGCTTGTGAAGAGCAAGGGAGGACCAGGGTTTTGGGTCTGGCAACTATGGCAGAGTCTACATTCAGCCAGCAGATATCTCAAGGAGTGTGGAAGCTTTTGGGTGTGATGAAGCAAGATGACATTTctgttgttgttaaaaatgaCTGGAATATTCTTCAGCTTGCACAGTCGTTCTTTAACAAACATGGACATGACCCAACAAAGTTTGAGTACATCTGACAGAAACTTCGTGAAATTGGAAGATTGTTGTTGACCTTGCGTAGAGAGTTCTCCATTTACAGTCTTGAAGAAGCTGTGAAACCTGCTAATTTCTATCGACTTATTCAAGCAGTCCAGAGGGTGTCTGGCTACGATGATGAAACTCACTGCTACAAGAGCCCAAGTCTTGCACTCAAACTAGGCCATTCATTGAATAAGATCTGTGAAATCATTCATTGCCGAGCACTCATGTCTGAAGACAAGGAATTGATTTCCTCTACAGATACCTTCAAAAAACTCTACTCCTCAAAGTGGTCTGAGTTGATCTCACACTCTGCACTTGTCACACTGAATGAGGCCAAATTTAACAAGCCATCAACACTGCCTTTCACCAAAGATGTACAGAGTCTTCATCAGTCCCTTGAGAAGAGCGCACATGCTGCCTTTGAGAAACTTAAAGAGACTGCATCACCTCAGAGCTATGCCGAATTAGCCAAAGCAACTCTGGCGagaattattgtttttaatcgCCGGCGCGCTGGAGAGGTGTCAAAAATGCTGCTTAAAAGCTTTCAAGAAAGAGACTGTACTTCTCTTCACGATGATGTTGCCCTCGGCCTAAGCAGGTTTGAACAGAAACTCTGCAGCCATTTCAGTCGAGTTGAGATCAGGGGGAAAAGAGGTAGAAAGGTTGCCGTTCTTCTTTCACCTGATATGGTGGATGCATTGACACTGCTGGTTAGCAGGAGAAGTGAGTGTGGGGTGCAGGACACCAACAGTTTCTTGTTTGCTAGACCTCAATGCCAAAGTCATTACAGAGGCCACGACTCTCTGAGGGTCTATGCAAGTGAATGTGGAGCTCAAAATCCAGAGTTTTTGCGATCAACACAGCAGCGTAAACATGTCGCTACTCTCTCACAAATCCTCAACCTGAAAAATAACGAATTGGACCAGGTTGCCGATTTCTTAGGGCATGATATCCGTGTGCATCGCGACTATTACAGGCTGCCAGAAGCCACTACTCAGCTGGCTAAGATTTCAAAATTGCTGTTAGCTATGGAAAAGGGCTGTCTTCCTGATCTCCAGGGCAAATCCCTCGACGACATTGAGATTGTGAAGGTATGTCTATGCGAATATAGGTGGTTCAGTAAGCATACACATATATAGGGAGCTTAGAAGTTGTGAATGATGTGAAGTGCTGTGCATCTATTGTGTGCAGAGTGTAGTCTAACATGTCGTGTATGATTGTGTTATATACAGATTGAACAGATGTGAATTATTCTCATGTTGTAAACGTCACTTTTACTTTAAGATGAGATAAGTGTGAATGATTCTGAGGCCAGTGGTTCTGATGAAAGTGATGCTGAGGATGATGTTTCTGCCAGTCTTCATGTTTCTGCTGCTGCCAGTTGTGTTGGTATGTTAACGTAACTCTgctatgtttatttgtttattaatgttgTTAATTATAATTGTATGTAGTCAGTTcaagttgaaatatttttattgacattttgcAGTGCAACGGAATTGTTGTTGAGATGAATACTGCAGAACTAGTGCAACAGAATGTTGTTAAAAGTAGGCATGCTACTACAGTGCTCTACATAATGTTTGGGACAGATATATTCAGTTTAGTAACTCCCTTCAGCAATGTTGAATACAATTAAAGAGATTAAAGTTAGTAAAGACATCCAAGTGACTCCagtttttcaaccttaaatgTATGAAGcg
Coding sequences within:
- the LOC130430457 gene encoding uncharacterized protein LOC130430457, which gives rise to MDTSSEEELSDEEYIPQSESDSQSDSSGELTTRTERQDQANHPSQLQKVVPYKSSSDVSLLDLCQVKGKQVLKSREAEFDLHCHEEDLERDSDSGSDLSRVTDVVMASPSSVSEEACSVQFMNAADGSKVQEKGQSTNMLEADQCVQSSQISCSANSKNYCYICGKPQSKLARHLKTHTSELEVGKALSLPVHSKERKAMFQKLRNKGNYQHNTDVLQRGDGALKMKRAPKKEKDAKDFVHCMYCKGMFVRRDLWRHLRRCPSKPRDACEEQGRTRVLGLATMAESTFSQQISQGVWKLLGVMKQDDISVVVKNDWNILQLAQSFFNKHGHDPTKFEYI